TCGATACGTCCCCCATCCCGGCATTCCAGCATCTGCCAGGCGGCCAGGGCAAGGGCTTCCACATCCCGGATCACCGGGTCCACATCCGGCGATAAAGGCAGGTACTGGACCCGGCCTTTCCATCCTTCCTTGTTTTCAAAAGAATAGACATCCTTTCCCGGATCAGCCAGCACAATGATCTCCATGGTGCCCATCACTTTTGCAAAGGCGCCCGTACCCACCAGGCCGGTGGTGAATTCCCGGCCGCTCAAAAACTGTTCGATGAGCACCGGCTGGCCGAACTGCTCCATCAACGCCCGGCAGACACGGGGGAGGTTTTTTTTGTCCCGGACCACGGAATCGGTGGTGATGCCCATGCCCGTGCCCTGGGCCACGGGTTTGACAAAATACGGGGGGGCAAAGGGCACCCTGCCGGCATCTTCCGGGGCCGCGGCCAGGAAAAACTGCCCCGTGGAAAGTCCTGCATCCCGCATCACCCGCTTGGTCAGGGCCTTGTGCAGGGTCAAAGACATGACCAAAGGATCTGAAAAGGTATAAGGAATCTGGTACAGGTCCAGGATGGCCGGCACTTGGGCTTCTCTGCCCATGCCGTGCAGGCCTTCGGCAATGTTGAACACCAGGTCCCAGCGTTCGCCTTTCACCAGGCATTCAATGAGCTGCCGGGCATTGCCGATGCGCACGGGGGTGTGCCCCAAATCACACAGGGCCTGTTCAATGGCCGCGATGGTTTCCACGGAATCAAATTCAGCAGTTTCCAGTTCTGTGTATCCCCTGTCCAGGTAATCCTGGCGCAGGTCATAGGTCAATCCGATGATCATTGTCTGTTCTCCCATGATGCGGCCATGCTGCCGGCTTCTGTGGCCGACACGGCCGGGTGGGTTTCCAGGTCCGGGTCGGGATAGGTAAAGGGTCGGTTTTCATAATTGGTCAGTACCAGGTCATCACCGGCCCGGCCGCTCACATACTCGGGCATCAGCGGGATCTTGCCGCCGCCGCCCGGGGCATCCACCACATAGGTGGGCACGGCATACCCCGTGGTGAATCCTCTCATGCCCTTGATGATCTCAAGGCCTTTGGCAATGGCGGTCCTGAAGTGACCGGACCCGGTGATGGGGTCGCACTGGTACAGGTAATAGGGCCGGACCCGCATTTTCATAAGTTCGTGCATCAACTGCGTCATGACCGGGACAGTGTCATTGATTTTTTTTAGCAGCACGGTCTGGGAGCCTAAAGGGATCCCGGCGTCCGCCAGCAGGGCGCAGGCGCTGGCCGTTTCCGGCGTGCATTCGTCCGGGTGGGTAAAATGCAGGCTCAGCCACAACGGGTGATATTTTTTGAGCATCTTGACCAGTTTCGGGGTGATGCGCTGGGGCAGCACGGCCGGCACCTTGGTGCCGATGCGGATGATTTCCACATGGGGAATCTGCCGCAGCTTGGACAATACCCATTCCAGGCGGTCATCGCTCAGGGTCAAAGGGTCCCCGCCCGACAGCAGCACATCCCGGACACTTGGGTTGGCGGCAATATAGGCAATGGCCTTTTCCCACCGGGCCCGGCTGGCACGGATTCCGCCATGGCCCACCACCCGGGACCGGGTGCAGTACCGGCAGTAGGTGGAGCAGAAATCGGTGAGCAGGAACAACACCCGGTCCGGATACCGGTGCACCAGCCCGGGTACCGGGCTCTGATGGTCTTCTCCCAGCGGATCGTCAGACTCGCAGGGCAGTTTGATCCATTCACCGGCCGTGGGCACCACACATCGGCGCAACGGATGATCCGGCACATCTTTGGGAATCAGGCTGGCATAATACGGGGTGATGCTCAAGGGCAGCTGGACGGCGTGTTCCGCCAGAAACTCGTCCGGCCCCAGGGGCAGGATCTGGTGGAGCCGTTCATAGGTATGGATGCGGTGACGCACCTGCCACTGCCAGTCGTGCCAGTCCCGGGCCGTGGATCCGGGAAAAAACTGTTTTTGAAACGCTTTGGTTTCCGGGCTGAGCTTAGGGTGACGCGAGGAGGTGTTTTTTCTGGCCGGCAGGATGAATACCGGGCGGGTTAATTGAATGGAGGGTTGCCCGGCCGGCGGGGCCGGGTACAGGGTGTCTAAGGCAAGCCTGCCGCTGGGAGGCTCGTCATCTTCGATTATCAGCGTTTCCGCGGGTGCTTCTGCTTTGTGCATGATGGCTCCTTATGCTGGATTTCAGGTTGTGGAATGACTGGTGTTCAGCAGAAGCATGAGCAACCATCGTGCCCGGATGAAAAAAATTTTTATAAAGAGTCATATGAGGGAATGTTGGGATCCTTCAGTCAGATGCTTGTTGGGTGTTCCTTTTTGAAATTCTTCGTGTTCTTCGTGCGCTTCGAGGTGAAATCAATGCCGGACACAGCACAGCAGGAATCTTTATGTCTTGTTTTCAGGCTAAAAAAAGAGCCGTCAGGACCTGATATGTCTGAAAAACCGGGTATGCCTGAACCTGGTTGATCGTCTTGCTTATCCATGCCGCGGCTAATGAAGCAGCGACAGTTCACACCGGGGCCCGGTTATCAAAAGGTTGTTGGTTACAGTCGACTGAATTTTTTCCATTTTACTGCCGAAAAGCAGGTCCTTGATGACCCCGTGCCCATAAGCACCCAGCACCATCAGTGCATCATGGGGAACATCATAGAGCATGGCATCAAATTCAGATTTTTCATAATAATGCCAATTCCGCAGAAACTGGCTGACAGGCGCTGCCAGATCTGATTCTTTGATGATGTTTTCGTAGTAACCCTTGCTCTTTTTTTCCCTGAGGGTATAGATATCCATGGGAAGTTTGGAAACCATGGCCATTTTCAACCCCATTTGCAGGGCTTTGCGGGCATTGGTGGAGCCGCCGAAAAAAACGGCAATGCTTTTCCAGGGTTTGAATACCAGACTGGTGAGCAGAACAGGAAAGGGCGCCTGTTTGATAATCCTTCGGACTTTCGGGCCGATATGGCCCAGGCCGATTTTTGAGGACAGGTCACTGACCGACCGTGGACAGCAGAAATAATCAAAATTTATGGGAATATCCGGCAATGTGGAGGCGGTAAAACTTCTGGGTGCAAAAAAGGCGGGTTTGAACCCCATTTCTTCAAAAAGCTCACTGGCATGCTGCTTTGCTGTTTTGGGTGATGCCAGATAGGAGCTGTCCAGATCAATCTGAATGGCATCATTGGGAAAATACATGAGAAATTTGTCACTTTCCGGGATATATACCACCGGATGCGCATGAATGGTTTTACAAAAATATAATGATTGCAGAAATGTTTCCCGGCCAAAGGGGGTATTTCTGAAAATCTGCAGCAGTTTATAGTTCATTGTTTTCTCCTTGCTTTTGCTATCGGACACTGGTCTGCATGATCAATTCCCTGCGGTACAGGTCCAGAATCCGTGTTTTTGAAATCATTCCGATAAATGTGTCATGTTCCACCACGGGGATGCTTTCCATATTATTTGTTTCCATCATTTCCAGAACTTCCTGCAAATCATTTTCCAGAGAAGCGGTCAGCACATCGGTATCCATGATCTGATTCAGAAAAACCATGTCATAGATGCCTGGATTCAAGACATACCGGCGAATGTTGCGGATTTCAATCATGCCTTTGTACGCACCTGTATTTTCATCAATCACCGGAAAAAAGAACTGATCCGATGTTTTTATGATCTCGATGAATTCTCTGAAAATCATGTTTTCAGACACGTTGGTGAACTCGGTTGAGACAAGTTCGCTGATGTTCAAATCAGATAAAATTCTTGCATCCGTGCCGGGTCGTAAAAATTGTCCCCTTTTAATAAGTTCTTTAAAATAAAAGGATGCCGGTTCGATATAGTGGCTCATGGTGGATGAAATGGCAGAAACGACGATCAACGGTAAAATGGTTTCATATCCGCCCGTGATTTCCAACACCAGAAAAATACCTGTCAAGGGTGCCTGCATCACCCCGCTGATCAACCCGGTCATTCCCAGCAGCGCATATGCCCCTTCACTGGCACAGGCGGCATTTTCAAACAGCAGAAATACGATTTTATGGAAAAAAATGCCCGTGAGGCTGCCGATGAGCAGGCAGGGGGCGAATATGCCGCCTGATCCTCCCCAGCCAAGGGTGATGGCAGTGGCAAAAATTTTGGCGAAAACAGCCACAAAAGTGAGGAATATACCCATTGAAAAGGTGCCGGAAATCATGGATTGTATGAAATGGTATCCCTCTCCCAGTACAACCGGGAAAAACAATCCGATACACCCTACGACGGATCCGCCGATTATGGCCCGCATCCAGAAGGAAAATCGGTTTTTTTTGGCAAATTTTCCCGAAGTGTTCAGCGTTTTTGTGAAAAAAACCGATATCAAGCCTGCAAAAAGTGCCAGGCAGATACCGGGCAGGATATCAGCGGTGCCCATATTAAAGGGCAGGTGGTTGAAAAGCACCTGTTCATGGATAATGGCCCGGCTGACTTCCGCGCCTGCCACGGCGGCAATGGCTATGGGAATGATATTGCTGAACTCCCATTTTCCAAGAACCACCTCAATGGCAAAGACAAGGCCGGCAAGGGGGGCGTTGAAAATACCTGCAATGGCACCGGCTGTGCCGCATCCCACAAGGGTGGTGCGCTGCCGGTCATTGAGCCGTAATAATTTGGCGATATTGGACCCGATGGCTGACCCGCTCATGACCACGGGTGCTTCAGGGCCGGCGGATCCCCCGCTGCCGATGGTCAGAAAACTGGAAATCAATCGGGAATAGCTGGACCTCAGCCGTAACAGGCCCCCGTGTTTTGACACCGCATAAATGACCTCAGGAACCCCATGTCCTGCGCCTTCCCGGGTAATCTTTTCAAGATAAATAGTTGACAGCAGCGCACCCATGGCCGGAAGTAAAAAGGCCCACCAGAAATGCCGAAAGGGATGCAGCCATTCTGTGACCGATTCAAGGGCCAGGCGAAGGGCCACTGCAGCAAGGCCGCTGCAGATGCCGGCAATGCTTCCTGCAATGATTAAAACCAGCCGGTCATCCATATGTGACAAGCTGGG
Above is a window of Desulfotignum balticum DSM 7044 DNA encoding:
- a CDS encoding KamA family radical SAM protein; its protein translation is MHKAEAPAETLIIEDDEPPSGRLALDTLYPAPPAGQPSIQLTRPVFILPARKNTSSRHPKLSPETKAFQKQFFPGSTARDWHDWQWQVRHRIHTYERLHQILPLGPDEFLAEHAVQLPLSITPYYASLIPKDVPDHPLRRCVVPTAGEWIKLPCESDDPLGEDHQSPVPGLVHRYPDRVLFLLTDFCSTYCRYCTRSRVVGHGGIRASRARWEKAIAYIAANPSVRDVLLSGGDPLTLSDDRLEWVLSKLRQIPHVEIIRIGTKVPAVLPQRITPKLVKMLKKYHPLWLSLHFTHPDECTPETASACALLADAGIPLGSQTVLLKKINDTVPVMTQLMHELMKMRVRPYYLYQCDPITGSGHFRTAIAKGLEIIKGMRGFTTGYAVPTYVVDAPGGGGKIPLMPEYVSGRAGDDLVLTNYENRPFTYPDPDLETHPAVSATEAGSMAASWENRQ
- a CDS encoding chloride channel protein, with the translated sequence MSLIKKWQSRFAPSLSHMDDRLVLIIAGSIAGICSGLAAVALRLALESVTEWLHPFRHFWWAFLLPAMGALLSTIYLEKITREGAGHGVPEVIYAVSKHGGLLRLRSSYSRLISSFLTIGSGGSAGPEAPVVMSGSAIGSNIAKLLRLNDRQRTTLVGCGTAGAIAGIFNAPLAGLVFAIEVVLGKWEFSNIIPIAIAAVAGAEVSRAIIHEQVLFNHLPFNMGTADILPGICLALFAGLISVFFTKTLNTSGKFAKKNRFSFWMRAIIGGSVVGCIGLFFPVVLGEGYHFIQSMISGTFSMGIFLTFVAVFAKIFATAITLGWGGSGGIFAPCLLIGSLTGIFFHKIVFLLFENAACASEGAYALLGMTGLISGVMQAPLTGIFLVLEITGGYETILPLIVVSAISSTMSHYIEPASFYFKELIKRGQFLRPGTDARILSDLNISELVSTEFTNVSENMIFREFIEIIKTSDQFFFPVIDENTGAYKGMIEIRNIRRYVLNPGIYDMVFLNQIMDTDVLTASLENDLQEVLEMMETNNMESIPVVEHDTFIGMISKTRILDLYRRELIMQTSVR
- a CDS encoding D-alanine--D-alanine ligase family protein, which encodes MGEQTMIIGLTYDLRQDYLDRGYTELETAEFDSVETIAAIEQALCDLGHTPVRIGNARQLIECLVKGERWDLVFNIAEGLHGMGREAQVPAILDLYQIPYTFSDPLVMSLTLHKALTKRVMRDAGLSTGQFFLAAAPEDAGRVPFAPPYFVKPVAQGTGMGITTDSVVRDKKNLPRVCRALMEQFGQPVLIEQFLSGREFTTGLVGTGAFAKVMGTMEIIVLADPGKDVYSFENKEGWKGRVQYLPLSPDVDPVIRDVEALALAAWQMLECRDGGRIDIRCDAKGTPCFIEVNPLAGLRPHYSDLPMVCEFFGTSYVRLIEMILASAMERVQDRMQAPCPETA